The region AAACTGCCGTTCAGCCGTGCCTGCATGATCTCGGTTATGAGTTCGGCAAGCGGATGAGCGTAGAAACTTCCGGTTATTTCTAGGTCTGTCTGCGTCTGTGGGGTCATTTTGTAAAAGAAAGAGGCGGGAAACGGCCAGGAGCAGCCTATTACAATAATAACAAATATGGAGCCTAAAAGTTAAGGTATTTTTTCGCGTTTCGGGCGTTCATTTGATAGGATTTGAATCAATTGCAGTCGGTTTTTTGATGGAAAAAGAGCTGGAAATTCGCGAATGTAATAACCTCGATGATCTGGCCGCATGTGTGCAGATCCAACGCGAGGTTTTTGCTTTGCCTGAGGTGGAATTGTCGCCTGTAAGGCATTTTGTCGTGACGAAAAACGCGGGCGGCTTTGTGATTGGTACGTATGATGGCGAGAGGCTTGCGGGTTTTGTGCTGAGCGTTCCGGCATTTTTGCGTGGCGAACGTGCCTTTTACTCCCATATGACGGGTGTTCGACAGGAATACCAAGGTTACGGTATCGGAGCGAAGCTTAAATGGGCGCAGCGAACAAGAGCTTTGGATGAAGGTGTAAAATACATCAAGTGGACATTTGAGCCTATAAAGGCGAGAAATGCCTATTTTAACCTCGAAAAACTCGGAGCGATCGTCTCAGAATATCGGCCGAATTTTTATGGTACAGACTATGCTACCGCCGATAACAAGATCGGTCTCGCTAGCGACCGTTTGTTCGCAGAATGGCACTTGGAAAGTCCTAAAGTTGCGGCATTAGCGTCAGGAGCGCAATTTGGAGATGATCGTGAACAAAGTGCTGAGATAGAGATAATGAATGACTGGTTGGGATTGGTTGCATCCTCTCCAACCGAAGCACTAGCCGAGCAGACGCGCATTCGCATTGAATTTGAAGCGGCGTTTGACAATGGTTATATCGCAAGGGGATTTAGACGCGACGATAAACGACCGGCATTTTTGCTATATCAAGATTAACGATGTCAATCTTTGAGATAGATCCCGATATTAGAAAGGCAAAGACACTTGCGTCCGATTTTTATACGGATGAGCAGTATTTCGAAATATCAAAAGAAAAGATCTTTGCAGGCTCGTGGCAATTCCTTGGTCATTCAAACGAAATGTCGGGACTAAAGCCTGTAATGATTTTGCCTGGCTTTCTTGATGAGCCCGTTTTGCTGGTGAAAACGCAAGAATCGGTGACGTGCCTTTCAAATGTTTGTACGCATCGCGGCAAAATTCTTGTCGAAGAGCCTTGCGAGGCTAATCTGATCCGCTGCTCCTATCACGGGCGGCGTTTTTCGCTTGATGGTAAGTTTTTGTCGATGCCGGAATTTGAAGGGGTTGAGGATTTTCCATCCGAGAGTGATAATTTGCGCCAGATCGCGTTTGCTGCTCAGGGCGGATTTATGTTTGCCTCGATCGATCCGGTTGATACGTTTGAAGCGTTTGTAAATGAAGCTACTATCCAGTATTCAGAACCACCGGGGTTGCGTCTAACAGCGACACGCGAATATGAAGTTAATGCGCACTGGGCGTTGTATTGCGAGAATTATCTTGAAGGCTTTCATATTCCATATGTCCATCAAGGTTTAAATGAGATCGTCGATTACGGCAGTTACACCACCGAGACGTTTCGTTATTCGAGCGTGCAAACCGGGTATGACGACCAAGGTGAAGTCGCCGCGAGATATTTATATATCTTTCCGAATCTGATGTTAAATTTTTATCCGTGGGGACTTTCCGTGAATGTTGTTCGACCGGTTTCACCGTCGAAAAGCGTAGTTGAATTTTTGACATACGTTTGTGACGAATCACTCGTGGACAAAGGAGCGGGAGCCGATCTGCATTCTGTCGAAATGGAAGACGAGGCCGTTGTCGAAAGTGTTCAAAATGGCATTCGGTCGCGGTTTTATTCTCACGGACGTTATTCGCCCACACGAGAGCAGGGAACGCATCATTTTCATCGTTTGATCGCGGAGTTTATGAGTTAATTTTGTATGAGTTCAGAAATTCAGAAAGAGATTGAAAACCTTCGTGCAGAGATCGAACGCCACAGCGATCTGTATTATCAGCAAGACTCGCCGGAGATCTCGGATTTTGAATTCGATCAGCTTCTCGAACGTCTAAGAGCCCTTGAAAATGAGCATCCCGCACTTGTTACGCCTGACAGCCCGACTCAGCGTGTCGGAGGTAAGGCAGTGAGCCTGCAGCCGTTCAAACACACTGTGGCATTGATGTCGCTTGATAATTCCTACAGTCTGGACGACCTCAAAGCCTTTACCGAGCGATGTGAAAAAATGGCCGAGGGCCGCAATCTCGAATACGTTGCCGAGTTGAAGATCGATGGGCTGAGTGTTTCTCTGCATTACGAGAAAGGCATTTTAGTAACGGGTGCTACTCGCGGTGACGGACAAACTGGTGATGAGGTCACGCAAAATGTTAAGACGATCAAAACAATTCCGCTGCGTTTGAAGGTTGATGCACCGGCGCATGCCGAAGTGCGCGGCGAAGTGTTTCTGTCGCGGTCGCAGTTTGCAAGGATCAATTCGGAACTCGAAATGCAGGGCGAAAAGATGTTTGCCAACGCACGGAATTCGGCGTCGGGCACGTTGAGGATGCTCGATTCGGCAGTCGTCGCATCGCGGCGACTCGACATGTTTCCGTATGATGCTTTTACGGGAAATCAGAAGATGTTCGCGACGCACTGGGAAAATTTTGAATGGTGCGAGCGAAACGGTTTTCACGTCAATCCAAATCGCCGCTTGTGTAGCAATTTTGAAGAGTTGGTTGAGTTTATTAATGAAATGGAAAACCACCGTGACGGCCTTGATTACGAGATCGACGGTGTTGTGGTAAAGGTCAATTCGACTGCACTGCAGGACGAATTTGGGGCAACGACTAAAGCTCCGCGTTGGGCGATTGCGTACAAATATCCGGCCCGACAGGCGACTACACGATTACTCAGTATCGGCATTCAGGTTGGCCGAACCGGTGCTTTGACGCCGGTTGCTCATCTCGAACCAACTTTGCTTGCGGGTACTACAGTCGCACGAGCTTCGCTCCATAACGAGGACGAGATCAAGCGGCTCGATCTAAAAATTGGCGATTGGGTGATGATCGAAAAGAGCGGCGAGATCATTCCGCAGGTGCTGCAAGTCGTAACAACGAAACGCGACGGCAGCGAGACGGAATTTGAGTTTCCAAATGCTTGCCCTGTTTGTCATTCGCCTGCTGTGCGTCCGGAAGGTGAAGCCGTTCGGCGGTGTACAAATGATATTTGTCCGGCGAAATTGAAAGCTCGCATACTGTATTTCGCATCGCGAAAGGCGATGGATATCGAGGGCCTTGGCGAAGTGTTGGTAGAAATGCTGGTGGACAAAGAAATGATCCGCGATGTCGCCGACCTTTATTCGCTGACTCTCGAACAGGTTTCGGGCCTCGACCGAATGGCCGAAAAATCGGGAACCAATCTTATCGAACAGATCGAGGCGAGCAAGTCTCGCGGCTTGCAGCGTTTGCTATACGGCATTGACATTCGGCACGTCGGCGAACGCTACGCAAAAATTCTCGCGAATCACTTCCGCAGCATCGACCGCCTTGCCGAGGCGAGCGTCCAGGAACTCGACGACATCCACGAGATCGGCCTCGCTGTCGCCGAGAGCGTCTATGAATGGTTTCGCGATCCGCGAAATGTCGATCTTGTCGCACGGCTCAAAGCCGTCGGAGTCAAAACCGAAACTGACGCCGCGAGCACGGCAATGCTCGACGAAAGATTTCAAGGCAAAACTTTTGTCCTGACCGGCAAGCTCGAAAACTACACCCGCGACGAAGCCGCAAAACTTATCGAAGAACGAGGCGGCCGCGTGTCATCATCGGTCAGTAAAAATACTGATTTTGTTGTTGCTGGAAGCGATGCGGGGTCGAAATTGACTAAAGCGGAAGGACTAGGTGTTGCAGTATTGGATGAAAACGAATTCCGTTCGATGATTCAATAAACGAAAACATATATCATTTTCTTATGAATGATTTTTTCACAGCAAATATATTAGAGGTTGATCCGATGGTCAGCGAGGCTATTAATGACGAAGTGCGGCGTCAGACGAACGGGCTTGAGCTTATCGCGTCGGAGAATTTTGTGTCCGAGGCCGTTTTGCAGGCGATGGGAACGGTCTTTACAAACAAATATGCCGAAGGTTATCCGGCGAAACGGTATTATGGTGGATGTGAATTTGCTGATGTCGTCGAGAATTTGGCGATAGATCGGGCTAAAGAGATCTTCGGAGCCGAGCATGCTAATGTCCAGCCGCATTCAGGTGCGCAGGCTAATATGGCTGTTTTGATGACGGCACTCGACCATGGCGATCAGATCCTCGGCATGAATCTCTCGCATGGCGGACACTTGACACATGGCCATCCGCTCAATTTTTCGGGGATCAATTATAAGGTCGCGGATTACGGCGTTAATAAAGACACCGAGCAGATCGATTACGACGAACTGCAGCGAAAGGCCGAAGAGAGCAATCCGAAGCTAC is a window of Chloracidobacterium sp. DNA encoding:
- a CDS encoding GNAT family N-acetyltransferase, giving the protein MEKELEIRECNNLDDLAACVQIQREVFALPEVELSPVRHFVVTKNAGGFVIGTYDGERLAGFVLSVPAFLRGERAFYSHMTGVRQEYQGYGIGAKLKWAQRTRALDEGVKYIKWTFEPIKARNAYFNLEKLGAIVSEYRPNFYGTDYATADNKIGLASDRLFAEWHLESPKVAALASGAQFGDDREQSAEIEIMNDWLGLVASSPTEALAEQTRIRIEFEAAFDNGYIARGFRRDDKRPAFLLYQD
- a CDS encoding aromatic ring-hydroxylating dioxygenase subunit alpha, coding for MSIFEIDPDIRKAKTLASDFYTDEQYFEISKEKIFAGSWQFLGHSNEMSGLKPVMILPGFLDEPVLLVKTQESVTCLSNVCTHRGKILVEEPCEANLIRCSYHGRRFSLDGKFLSMPEFEGVEDFPSESDNLRQIAFAAQGGFMFASIDPVDTFEAFVNEATIQYSEPPGLRLTATREYEVNAHWALYCENYLEGFHIPYVHQGLNEIVDYGSYTTETFRYSSVQTGYDDQGEVAARYLYIFPNLMLNFYPWGLSVNVVRPVSPSKSVVEFLTYVCDESLVDKGAGADLHSVEMEDEAVVESVQNGIRSRFYSHGRYSPTREQGTHHFHRLIAEFMS
- the ligA gene encoding NAD-dependent DNA ligase LigA encodes the protein MSSEIQKEIENLRAEIERHSDLYYQQDSPEISDFEFDQLLERLRALENEHPALVTPDSPTQRVGGKAVSLQPFKHTVALMSLDNSYSLDDLKAFTERCEKMAEGRNLEYVAELKIDGLSVSLHYEKGILVTGATRGDGQTGDEVTQNVKTIKTIPLRLKVDAPAHAEVRGEVFLSRSQFARINSELEMQGEKMFANARNSASGTLRMLDSAVVASRRLDMFPYDAFTGNQKMFATHWENFEWCERNGFHVNPNRRLCSNFEELVEFINEMENHRDGLDYEIDGVVVKVNSTALQDEFGATTKAPRWAIAYKYPARQATTRLLSIGIQVGRTGALTPVAHLEPTLLAGTTVARASLHNEDEIKRLDLKIGDWVMIEKSGEIIPQVLQVVTTKRDGSETEFEFPNACPVCHSPAVRPEGEAVRRCTNDICPAKLKARILYFASRKAMDIEGLGEVLVEMLVDKEMIRDVADLYSLTLEQVSGLDRMAEKSGTNLIEQIEASKSRGLQRLLYGIDIRHVGERYAKILANHFRSIDRLAEASVQELDDIHEIGLAVAESVYEWFRDPRNVDLVARLKAVGVKTETDAASTAMLDERFQGKTFVLTGKLENYTRDEAAKLIEERGGRVSSSVSKNTDFVVAGSDAGSKLTKAEGLGVAVLDENEFRSMIQ